The genomic DNA ATATGCTGGGAAGTGAGGAGGAAACTTGGAGAGCTGGTTGTGAGTGATGATGACTGGTCTATCCTGTCTGTGGATGTTCTCTTTGGCAGATTTCCGGGCTGCACAAAGACAACGGGAAGATCCAGTCTAGTCCAACAGCCGAACCCAGCGAAGATGATGACTCTGAACTCAAGAAAATCAAAAAAGTACATCTTTACACAAAATATTTTAGACTATTTTCTGTATATTTGCCAATGTTGGGGGGAAAAACTCACCTTCCATTCCCCACAATTCCCGTGGTCTACTAGGTGCAGAGTTTCCTGCGAGGCTGGATGTGCAGGAGGAAGTGGAAGACCATCATCCAGGACTACATCCGGTCTCCCCACGCAGAGAGCATGAGGAAGAGGAACCAGGTGGTGTTCAGCATGCTGGACTCTGAGGCTGAGTACGTCCAGCAGCTCCACATCCTGGTCAACAACTTCCTTCGACCACTCCGTATGGCCGCCAGCTCCAAGAAACCACCCATCACCCACGACGACGTCAGCAGCATCTTCCTCAACAGGTGTGCAGCTGTAGATGATCACACCAAGCTAACCACTCACACTGctgtctctcacctctctctgggAGACAGTGATACGACTGTCTCAATGCTGTAGGAGTTTATGTTCATGCATTACAACTATGGTCGATAATGAAAACATAATGACACTAAGCTGTGTCAAAGCCTCATTCTaagatgtttatttattttatttatttaacctttacttATATAggtaagtcaattaagaacagaATCTTATTTGCAGTGACGACCTGTCAAGAGGCAAGTGCAGCGATATAACATTTAAACACACTTGCACATACAGGCGTATTCGCTGTTTGCATGTTTAAATCCTTTTCACATAACTATGGCTACTGCATATTTTTCTCAGAATGGACACTTATAGTCTTGTTGATTTCCCCTTTTCTTTAGTGAGACCATCATGTTTCTGCATCAAATATTCTACCAAGGGTTGAAAGCAAGAATAGCAAGCTGGCCAACATTAGTTTTGGGTAAGCTGACTAAACTCCTTTTTTGGGGGTCACTCAAATGGATGGATGAATATGATAATACAATGCCCCAATTGTCTTCAATATCATCTATCAATCTCTCATTCAGTGTATCTATCTCTCATTGGTCCTCTCTTTCCACAGCGGACCTGTTTGATATTCTACTGCCCATGCTAAACATCTACCAGGAGTTTGTGAGGAACCACCAGTACAGTCTGCAGATCCTGGCCCACTGTAAGCAGAACCGAGACTTTGATAAGCTGCTGAAGCAGTATGAGGCCAAGCCAGACTGTGAGGAGAGGACTCTGGAGACCTTCCTCACCTACCCCATGTTCCAGGTGggcatacagtacagtatactctACTGTCTTGTCGTTGACTGTCCAGACCCTGTCTCTCACCTGAAACAGCTCTCTCTGTTCAGACAAAGTCTCCTCCACTGATCACcaacaacacagcagccatttgTCTCACATGCCTTTGCTCAGAATATCCCTGTTATGTTTTTCATAACCACATAAACCGGTTGTTTGTGAAGCTCAAGGTTTcataatggctcttttctggcaAGGCATGCAGTTTCAGTGCAGTCTGCTCCACTGGGGTCTAGTTTGGACTCTGCTGTGTTGGTAATACATTTCTGCTGATGACTGTGGATGTGCATAGAGATCCCCACCGCtacgagtttgtgtgtgtgtgtgtgtgtgtttgcacgcaATCTTGTATGCAAGTATGTGTGACTCACCTGCCCCTATTCATTCCCTGTCACTCCAGATTCCCCGCTACATTCTTACTCTCCATGAGCTCCTGGCCCACACACCACATGAGCATGTGGAGAGGACGAGTCTGGACTATGCCAAGTCAAAGCTGGAGGAGCTGTCCAGGTATACCTGCCCTACCACCTTATAGCACCAAAGCAGCACACAGGACACCTCAGTTTATCAATGCTTACCTAAGTTGTTAAACACAAACACAGTAGGATAATTGCTTACTGTACAGAATGTATACACACTGACAAAGtgaatacaatgacattccaaATGTGAAAAGACCAACCTCTCTGCCCCTAGAATCATGCATGATGAGGTGAGCGAGACAGAGAACATCAGGAAGAACCTGGCCATTGAGCGCATGATCGTAGAAGGCTGCGAGATCCTCCTTGACACCAGCCAGACGTTCGTCAGACAAGGTAAGCGCTCAGAGAAGATCCACAAAGGAAGCCCAGATCCCACATAAGGACACTATCATAGAAATTGATTTTCTACCTCTCAACTGTTTGACTGCCAGCCCCTTTGTGTTCTCACAAATTCAAACAACCATAGCCCTACCTGAGCCTCCATAAGGGAAAGACTTAACCAGCGGCTTGGCCCATATAATCCTGTCTGCCTCTGAAGAACAGCATGTACTGAAAGTGGGCCGACTCTATCATTTCCAAGGGTAATTAGACTGTTAGGAGGCAATACGACAGTGAGTCAAGGTTTGTAAATGTCATACATCCCCAACCGGCTTTGATGGACGTTTAAAGAAGAGGCAAAACATATAGAGAAATGGTTTAACCCTACAGTATGTATATATCCCCCCAGTCAGTGAACAGGTGAGGGGAGGCCTCTCCCAGTCTTGCAGTACAGTTGATCTGTGGGCCTCTCGTCACTGACAGGGccccctgctgtctgtctctctccctcctgccatACAGGCTCTCTTATCCAGGTGCCAATGAGTGAGAAGGGCAAGATCACCCGTGGGCGACTGGGCTCTCTGTCTCtgaagaaggagggggagaggcagTGCTTCCTCTTCTCCAAGCATGTCATCATCTGCACCAGGGGCTCTGGAGGGAAACTGCACCTCACCAAGGTGGGCGTGCCCTGGGCTGCTGAGCCTGCTATACAATCTCTCAAGATGCATCATTTACCAAACTCCCAGAGCttaatgtaaaataaaataacattcagGGGATACAGTACACAGATGAGGCTTTAGTTaatacacagcaaattggccttgatttgattttgttacctagtgttgatttttcagtgtaacatgtTTAGTGTTTATTCAGGTGTTAAATAAACACTAATTGGTGTAaaagaaccccagtgttggtgttaataaccagtgttAAACAAAAACAATTATTGCATTTCCCAGAATGCTCTAGTGTTGGttggtttttagaattgtttgtttcaatatctatgtttttgcatgtacattgattgattaattaatcatATGCTACTCATATATAAATAACAtaaatttttctaaactaatctaaTCTGTttgttggacttattgcacccattactgaaatggttgttccagtttagatggttaaTATCTttatcacgactcaggataagacccagatgcagacagttcgaaatagcaaaggtttatttacaaaaacggggcaggcaaacgacaggtcaagggcaggcagaggtcagtaatccagagcaaagtccgaaaggtacagaaacggcaggcaggctcagggtcggggtcaggacaggcagaggttggtaatccagaacagtgtcacaaggtacagaacggcaggcaggctcagggtcaggacaggcagaatggtcaaaaccgggaaaaactGGAAAACAGGGGCTAGAGCAAAACAGGAGTacgggaaaaccgctggtaggcttgatgagacaagacaaactggcaacagacaaacagagaacacaggtataaatacactgggggtaatggggaagatgggcgacacctagagggggtggagacaagcacagacaggtgaaacagatcagggtgtgacaatctTAGTCTTCCCAACCTTGCAATCGTTCTGAATTCAAAATGTTAGATATCcacactctggctggattccaatagaaaTTACACAACACTTTGCAAGCCATCATAATGTGACTTTCAGACCTGAAAACcttgagtttcaggccactgtattagggtaaaactaggccctcaaaataaggccttattaATAAAtaattttactgcagtgggctaaatcagtgtttcttggtagtcttaaacaaatctgctttgaaacaaaagtatgcaTCTCACACACATGTTTATGGGCTTtataaaaagaagacacctgtaccatgtcagatatagagttaaaTGTATACATTTTGAGTTTTCATCCCAATATAACACTTTATATACATTACAGAAGACTGAAAtgtaacaaaaccgtttgacatagaaacaccggattttcggcTGTTTTTTTTAAcgaatgtttattaattatgaaattatgacaaatattaataacattccacccatgaggccaccagagggcgatttggtcatttgactgcaggaaaggactACATAGTTGTTGCAGCTGATTTAATCTGTTTATTGACCTGTAGTCCTACATGTGTTGAAAGTTGTCCTGCTACATAATAATGTCAGTgatattgttattgattattcAGTAGTGGAGGGGATTCTTGgaatgtggttgtgtgtgtgctaATGCATATTGTATGTTAATCTCAGAATGGCGTGGTCTCTCTTATTGACTGCACTCTTCTGGAAGACCCTGAGGGGACAGATGATGAGTGTAAGCGCCACACTATTTCATTCCTAGCTCACTGAAATATGGAGCATGTATGCTGTGCTGTATAATGTATGATTCCTGTATGTAGAGTGTAACATATGGTACAAGATGTAGAGTCACAATTTTATTAACTTTACTATAGACTCCCAGAAAAGTTTCATCTGTTCATCATCATTTAGAAGTACAAAAAACCTCTCATTTATGCCATAGTAATGACCCATTTCTCCTATTCACCTCTGTTTTTGTTTTGCCCAAAGCCAAACCAGACAAGGGCGTACAGGACATGGAGCATCTGGACTTTAAGATCGTGGTGGAGCCTAAAGAAGGCCAGTCGTTCACAGTGatcctggtggcctcctcacggCAGGAGAAATCTGCCTGGACCAGTGACATCAGCCAGGCACGTCtgttctgctctgcatgcattgcaTCTGTCTGTCTCCAGCAGGGAGACATGGGTGTCTGTCTGCAGAGTGGCTGTACTCACACCtttcctctccctcactccttctcttcttctctcttacAGTGCATAGACAACATCCGCTGCAATGGGCTTATGATGAACGCATTTGAGGAGAACTCTAAAGTCACCGTGCCACAGATGATCAAGTGAGCCCCATTCACAACCACAGCAAAACAGTTAATGAGATGTTCATGCAACATACAGATCTTTGTGGTGTCTTTATTTGTGTGTTCTAGTGTTttcatatgtgtttgtgtgtttttctgtGAGCAGGTCAGACGCCAGCCTGTACTGTGACGACGTGGACATCCGTTTCAGTAAGATGATGAACTCGTGTAAGGTGCTACAGATCCGCTATGCCAGCGTGGAGAGACTCCTGGAGAGGCTGACGGACCTGCGCTTCCTCTCCATCGACTTCCTCAACACCTTCTTGCACTCCTACCGTGTGTTCACCAGCGCAAACGTGGTGCTGGACAAACTCATAACCATCTACAAGAAACCCATCAGTGCCATCCCAGCCCGGTAAGGCCATAAAGGAGATGCTAGTACTTTAGCCTTGACTTTGACAAACACAGCCAGCAAAATGTCCAGATCTATCTCATGCATAGTGCTTTAGCTGTTTAAAGAAGATACATATTCAGTGTTTTTGCATTGCCATGTCCCCGACACAGTAAAGAGGGCTGAAGTTAGGGCTGATGACGATAACATCCCCTGACAGGCCCAGCAGCCTATGGCCTCATCTGGCTGCCTCTATCTCCTTTAGCCCAACACTGATTTCCTCACAGCTCTACTTCCACAGCCCACAGTATTAGGTTTTCTTAACcgcgtcctgtgtgtgtgtgtgtgtgtgtgtgtgtgtgtgtgtgtgtgtgtgtgtgtgtgtgtgtgtgtgtgcgtgtgtgtgtgtgcacgtgtgtgtgtgcacgtgtgtgcgcatgtgtgtgcgcgtgtgcgtttgtgtgtgtgtgtgtgtgtgtgtgtgtgtgtgtgtgtgtgtgtgtgtgtgtgtgtgtgtgtgtgtgtgtgagggaaggtgagatgaggtgaggtgaggagaggtcatgtctgtgtgtgtcagtgtggtgTGTGTTCTGAGTGAGAAGGCAGTAATTGGGCCCAGACTCTTCTCCTGCCTGCCTAAGAGCGTCTCAGCAGGGCTCTGTCGCTGTCACCTTAGCAACCGGTCTCTCTGCTGCAGGACTCCACCCTCCCCTGGTCTGCAGATGATCTATAGCATGAAGTATTTATGGTGCGTGTTGTCGAGCAGAGCAGACCCCTTCTCCGGCCTAGTATAGTGAGCCCAGCTCCCAGGCTCAGATCAGGGGGAGCTCCCTCCCCATGCCCACACCCTGCAGCATGTTCTCCTGTGGAGCCTGTCATGTCTCTGTGAGCCATCGCCACTCTGATGCTTGTGTCAGCAGCATGGCCGCTCGCTCGCGGTGTCACTCGCTGTGCTATTTATGGGAACTCGTGAGGTCGCGATGAGGGTGGCAGTGAGTGGGAGAGGTTTTCTGCAACATTGTAtcagatttttttgttttgttgcagAAATACCATGTTGCCTTGTATTGTCGCTGTTGACAATGTATTGATTTCTATATTTAACACAGAAAGACATGCATAATTCTGATATCTTTGTTCTTTGCAACACACTGAAGTGCTGAAGTACGTAGCTACAATACATTCTTCTGACTAGAATAAAATGTGTTGTTTTTCCCTGATGCAGATCCCTGGAGTTGTTCTTTGCCAGCAGTCAGAACAATAAACTCCTATATGGGGAGCCTCCTAAATCCCCCAGGGCCAGCCGTAagttctcctccccccctcccctggcTATCACCAAGACATCGTCCCCCAACCGCCGGCGTAAGCTCTCCCTCAACATCCCCATCATCACTGGAGGAAAGGCTCTGGACCTGGCCGCACTCAGCTGCTCCTCCAACGGCTATGCAAGCATGTACTCCTCCATGTCCCCCTTCAGCAAGACCACCCTGGACATCAACAAGTTATATGTCACCAGCCCCATCACCAGCAAGATCCCTGCTGAGGGAGAGGGCAAGACAGACAAGGCAGAGGAGACCACTGTGTCTAAACAAGGTAAGCCAGCTAATCTGCACTGTGGAGATGGGGGGATTTATGTCCTTACTGGTGCTTCTAAAGAGGAATTTGGGCTATTTATTTGAATATAGAATGAGGGTGCAGGATTTGAATCATGAGAAGTGTCTAGAATGTGGTATTTACTGACCTGTTTTGCGCTTGGTGTAGATATTTCAGTTCCGGAGGAAAGTGACATTGACCAAAACCAGAGCGATGACGCAGACCCAGAAACGTCTCCTATCAAGTCGCCAACCACCCCTCAAAAAAATGTGAAGTGCAAAAACTCCTCAGGTACATTGTGTCCCAGACAGCACAGTGGTGTTGTTATCGCTCAGCGCCATGATACCAGAGCACCTGGATCACATGCTGGCAAGCCACCTGCATCCTCCTCTCAGCCAAAATACCCTATTTATCAATAACTCAAATATGCTCTCCTGTTAAACAGAGTCAGTGATAAGGAATCAAAACATACAGTTTTaaggatttttttattgtttttatttatatatacagtaccagtcaaaagtttggacacacctactcattcaagggtttttctttatttttacaattatttacattgtagaataatagtgaagacatcaaaactatgaaataacacatatggaattatgtagtaaccaaaaaagtgttaaacaaatcaaaatatagtttatattttagattcttcaaagtagccttgatgacagctttgcacactcttggcattctctcaaccagcttcatgaggtagtcacctggaatgcatttcaattaacagatgtgccttgttaaaagttaatttgtggaatgtctttccttcttaatgcgtttgagccaatcagttgtgttgtgacaaggtaggggtggtatacagaagatagccctatttggtaaaagactaagtccatattatggcaagaacagctcgaataagcaaagagaaacgacagtccatcattactttaagacatgaaggtcagtcaatccggataaatttcaagaactttgaagttgaagtttcttcaagtgcagtcacaaaaaccatcaagcgctatgatgaaactggctctcatgaggaccgccacaggaaaggaagacccagagttacctctgctgcagaggataagttcattagagttaccagcctcagaaattgcagcccaaataaatgcttcacagagttcaagtaacagacacatctcaaaatcaactgttcagaggagactgcatgaatcaggccttcatggtcgaattgctgcaaataaagcactactaaaggacaacaataataagaagagactggcttgggccaagaaacacgagcaatggacattagaccggtggaaatctgtcctttggtctgatgagtccaaatgttggttccaaccgccgtgtctttgtgagatgcagagtaggtgaacggatgatctctgcatgtttgGTTCCcatcatgaagcatggaggaggaggtgtgatggtgtgggggtgctttgctggtgacactgtcagtgattcatttagaattcaaggcacacttaaccagcatggctaccacagcattctacagcgatacgccatcccatctggtttgcgcttagtgggactataatttctttttcaacagggcaatgacccaacacacctccaggctgtgtaagggctatttgaccgagaaggagagtgatggagtgctgcatcagatgacctggcctccacaatcacccgacctcaacccaattgagatggtttgggatgagttggaccacagagtgaaggaaaagcagccaacaagtgctcagcatatgtgggaactccttcaatacttaTTCATGTTATTTCCTCTACCTACCATTATAAATAGTCAAAAGTGATAGAGAAAAATGCTCCTTTGAGTGTTCTATGCCTATTCAATTGTCAGTGCCATGGTGCATACACTGCAGGAATGCTCAATTCTGTGTGCAATGATCTCTGCCACACAAGATAAAATTCATGCAGACTGTAATTTGGTGGAGAGAATATGAACATGCAGGGAAAGCCAACGCtaggaatgagtaggtgttgggGATACTTGTGTCATAGCAACTACGGTATGAGCGTGTTTCCCTGCCTGCCGCCCCCGGTAACGAGGTTGTTTTAGTACAAGACAGTCAGTGAAGAAGGCTTCTGCTGTCTGTCTTCCAGCTCTCAGGACAGAATGTACACCAGGTCAAAGGTGAATAGAAACCTGGcataatttacatttacagtaccgtggcggcaggtagtctagcggttacgagcattgggccagtaacggaatggtcgctggtttgaatccctaggtgaaaaatctgttgatgtgcccttgagaaaggcacattggtcctgtaagtcactctggataaga from Coregonus clupeaformis isolate EN_2021a chromosome 11, ASM2061545v1, whole genome shotgun sequence includes the following:
- the LOC121576603 gene encoding ras-specific guanine nucleotide-releasing factor 1-like — protein: MQKGIRFNDGHVTYLGLLAKKDGTRRGCLSKKSSDNTKWHTKWFALLQNMLFYFESESSSRPAGLYLLEGCVCDRAPSPKPSQSSKECLEKQYYFTVNFTHENQKALELRTEDVKDCDEWVAAITHASYRNLATEHETLMQKYLHLLQIVETEKTVAKQLRQQIEDGEIEIERLKSEISGLHKDNGKIQSSPTAEPSEDDDSELKKIKKVQSFLRGWMCRRKWKTIIQDYIRSPHAESMRKRNQVVFSMLDSEAEYVQQLHILVNNFLRPLRMAASSKKPPITHDDVSSIFLNSETIMFLHQIFYQGLKARIASWPTLVLADLFDILLPMLNIYQEFVRNHQYSLQILAHCKQNRDFDKLLKQYEAKPDCEERTLETFLTYPMFQIPRYILTLHELLAHTPHEHVERTSLDYAKSKLEELSRIMHDEVSETENIRKNLAIERMIVEGCEILLDTSQTFVRQGSLIQVPMSEKGKITRGRLGSLSLKKEGERQCFLFSKHVIICTRGSGGKLHLTKNGVVSLIDCTLLEDPEGTDDESKPDKGVQDMEHLDFKIVVEPKEGQSFTVILVASSRQEKSAWTSDISQCIDNIRCNGLMMNAFEENSKVTVPQMIKSDASLYCDDVDIRFSKMMNSCKVLQIRYASVERLLERLTDLRFLSIDFLNTFLHSYRVFTSANVVLDKLITIYKKPISAIPARSLELFFASSQNNKLLYGEPPKSPRASRKFSSPPPLAITKTSSPNRRRKLSLNIPIITGGKALDLAALSCSSNGYASMYSSMSPFSKTTLDINKLYVTSPITSKIPAEGEGKTDKAEETTVSKQDISVPEESDIDQNQSDDADPETSPIKSPTTPQKNVKCKNSSEFSLFSYNNGTVMSSCRPEMDNNNRSALSAASAFAIATAGANEGTPTKEKYRRMSLASTGFQTDQRNGDKEFVIRRAATNRVLNVLRHWVSKHSQDFESNTELKLKVIAFLEEVMHDPELLTQERKAAANIIRTLTQEDPGDNQISLEEVTQLASVGKAEAFESHSALEIAEQLTLLDHLVFKVIPYEEFFGQGWMKNDKNERTPYIMKTTKHFNDISNLIATEILRCDDVTTRVAVMEKWVAVADICRCLHNYNAVLEITSSLNRSSVFRLKKTWLKVSKQTKTVIDKLQKLVSSEGRFKNLREALKNCDPPCVPYLGMYLTDLAFIEEGTPNYTEDKLVNFSKMRMISHIIREIRQFQQTAYKIDHQPKAAQYLLDNSSVLDEESLYEASLRIEPKVNN